Proteins co-encoded in one Syngnathoides biaculeatus isolate LvHL_M chromosome 22, ASM1980259v1, whole genome shotgun sequence genomic window:
- the usp54b gene encoding inactive ubiquitin carboxyl-terminal hydrolase 54 isoform X1 encodes MSWKRNYFASGGGVVGGLRGLATPRTMTSIAPSKGLSNEPGQNSCFLNSALQVLWHLDIFRRSFRQLTTHKCMEDSCIFCALKSIFAQFQFSSERVLPSDALRSALAKTFQDEQRFQLGIMDDAAECFENLLMRIHFHISAESREDICTAKHCIPHQKFAMTLFEQCVCNSCGATSDPLPFIQMVHYISTTSLCNQAVRMLECREKATPDMFGELLRNASNMGDLRNCPSNCGEVLRIRRVLMNSPEIVSIGLVWDSDHSDLAEDVIHSLGTCLRLGDLFYRVTEERARQAELYLVGMVCYYGKHYSTFFFQTKIRKWMYFDDAHVKEIGPKWKDVVSRCIKGHYQPLLLLYADPRGTPVIQQESAGADSPLELQHCGSKAGYDSEDSGREPSISSDTRTDSSTDSSSHRGCRSRPLHQSTGSHLSSDSQTTVVCNYDLGTPSLAADSRESAVEGPPRPPSPPLQDYKETAVFLLSSRRPLTSSSSSSRPLSSSSSSGVGGCESGVGGPHWEDESTSSESKSSSSGGCYRPTWRPRREALNIDSIFSGQNQRICSQGYHTLPGPSHPPPPQPPFPCVRATTPTPRSSQPAERREVAEPEARFGLVGKPRSLGRTLGPPPPPPLSGVEHQPRLIQRMESGYESSERNSSSPDREVGQHKRPLLSGPSWRSVPKSKSSGAILQELPSPRCPGATNAASGRSELDELQEEVARRARQQEQKRRKEAEQEAAMGFNPKPSKFMDLDQLQHQAVLRPPHEASAPSGSAVAACVRSAGGPLKGRQEQEVQRRESGSAPRPQGPRSEQPGSVQVLLTPNQEKEEEEEKDQAANQDAAPGQDPPPYRHPPAPPHPALTLSIPHPCAPTSDSSGGGVRLCELLQAGGVSVRPLGRHLAISLPSLPLRFCEAPVTPPPPPPPPPPPVTKPIAPLLQPPQPAPAPQPRPPSDGTTRHWSCWSLDRPDAMVTPYDTPPDRYGAIPAQAARPGRHPARGNNNSQRASEQRGDPGSCDHDEPELTELDSLYQASLQAGRTGCSPSERLISRVGGQGRSRTPNADMERSVFGPDGASTPTYLNKPMMLQGLRLGAAPNDDGDNPRRMGRSLSGTVVVTPHHARLTATRSFELSGSAGSFWLCLTGVKLSPDQGPARPH; translated from the exons ATGTCGTGGAAGAGGAACTACTTTGCGTCCGGCGGCGGAGTGGTCGGCGGGCTGCGGGGGCTGGCGACCCCGAGAACCATGACCTCCATCGCGCCCAGCAAAGGCCTGAGCAACGAGCCGGGACAGAACAGCTGCTTCCTGAACAGCGCTCTGCAG GTTTTGTGGCATCTGGACATCTTCCGCAGGAGCTTTCGCCAGCTGACCACGCACAAATGCATGGAGGACTCATGCATCTTCTGTGCACttaag AGCATCTTCGCCCAGTTCCAGTTCAGCAGCGAGCGCGTGCTGCCGTCCGACGCGCTGCGGAGCGCCCTGGCTAAGACCTTCCAGGACGAGCAGCGCTTCCAGCTGGGCATCATGGACGACGCCGCTGAGTGCTTT GAAAACCTCCTGATGCGCATTCACTTCCACATCAGCGCCGAGAGCCGAGAAGACATCTGCACGGCCAAACACTGCATCCCGCACCAGAAGTTTGCCATGACCCTGTTTGAGCAG TGCGTGTGCAACAGCTGTGGCGCCACGTCGGACCCGCTGCCCTTCATTCAGATGGTTCATTACATCTCCACGACATCCCTATG TAACCAAGCGGTGAGGATgctggagtgccgggagaagGCCACGCCGGACATGTTTGGGGAACTTCTTCGCAACGCCAGCAACATGGGAGACCTGCGCAACTGCCCG AGTAACTGCGGGGAGGTGTTGCGCATCCGCCGCGTGCTGATGAACTCGCCCGAGATCGTGTCCATCGGGCTGGTGTGGGACTCGGACCACTCGGACCTGGCAGAGGACGTCATACACAGCCTGGGCACCTGCCTGCGCCTTGGAGAT TTGTTCTACCGTGTGACAGAGGAGCGAGCTCGCCAGGCAGAGCTCTACTTGGTGGGCATGGTGTGCTACTACGGCAAGCACTACTCCACCTTCTTCTTCCAGACCAAGATACGGAAATGGATGTACTTCGACGACGCCCACGTCAAAGAG ATCGGCCCTAAGTGGAAGGACGTGGTGTCCCGCTGTATCAAAGGCCATTATCAGCCGCTGCTACTGCTCTACGCCGACCCCCGTGGGACGCCCGTGATACAGCAGGAGAGCGCCGGCGCCGACTCGCCGCTGGAGCTCCAGCACTGCGGCAGCAAGGCCGGCTACGACAGCGAAGACTCGG GCCGGGAGCCGTCCATTTCCAGCGACACCCGCACGGACTCGTCGACGGACAGCTCAAGCCACCGGGGCTGCCGCAGCCGGCCGCTGCACCAGTCCACGGGGAGCCACCTGTCCAGCGACTCCCAGACCACGGTGGTCTGCAACTACGATCTCGGAACACCGTCGCTCGCTGCTGACAGCAGAG AGTCAGCAGTGGAGGGTCCTCCCCGGCCTCCCTCTCCCCCCCTGCAGGACTACAAGGAGACGGCCGTCTTCCTGCTCTCGTCCCGCCGGCCGCtcacctcctcctcgtcctcctctcgGCCcctatcctcctcctcctcttcgggggtggggggctgcgAGAGCGGGGTCGGGGGGCCTCACTGGGAGGATGAGAGCACCAGCAGCGAGAGCAAGTCCAG TTCCTCCGGTGGCTGCTACCGGCCCACCTGGAGGCCCCGGAGAGAAGCCCTGAACATCGACAGCATCTTCTCGGGCCAAAATCAGCGGATCTGTTCTCAGGGCTACCACACCCTGCCAGGACCTTCTCACCCGCCGCCACCCCAGCCACCTTTCCCCTGTGTCCGGGCCACCACCCCCACACCCCGAAGTTCACAACCGGCAGAGCGCAGGGAGGTCGCCGAGCCGGAGGCGAGATTCGGGCTGGTCGGGAAGCCCAGGTCCCTGGGACGCACGTtgggccccccacccccaccgcccctTAGTGGCGTGGAGCACCAGCCTCGCCTGATACAGAGAATGGAGAGCGGCTACGAAAGCAGCGAACGGAACAGCAGCAGCCCTGACAG GGAGGTGGGTCAACACAAACGGCCGCTTTTGTCGGGACCCTCGTGGCGCTCGGTGCCCAAGTCAAAGAGCAGCGGCGCTATCTTGCAGGAGCTGCCCTCGCCTCGCTGTCCTGGTGCCACCAACGCCG CCTCAGGGCGCAGCGAGCTGGACGAgctccaggaggaggtggccagGAGAGCCCGTCAGCAGGAGCAGAAGAGGCGCAAGGAGGCGGAGCAGGAGGCCGCCATGGGATTCAACCCCAAACCCAGCAAATTCATGGACctggatcagctccagcaccaGG CTGTGCTCAGACCCCCGCACGAGGCCAGCGCTCCGAGCGGCTCGGCCGTAGCCGCGTGCGTGAGGAGCGCTGGCGGTCCGCTCAAAGGCAGGCAGGAACAGGAAGTGCAGCGGCGGGAGTCAGGAAGCGCCCCCCGCCCACAGGGGCCTCGCAG tGAACAGCCTGGCTCGGTCCAAGTACTGCTGACACCCAAtcaggagaaggaggaggaggaggagaaggaccaGGCGGCCAATCAGGACGCAGCCCCGGGCCAGGACCCCCCACCCTATCGCCACCCGCCGGCTCCTCCCCATCCAGCGCTCACCCTCAGCATCCCCCACCCGTGCGCCCCCACCAGTGACAGCAGCGGTGGTGGGGTGAGGCTGTGCGAGTTGCTGCAGGCCGGGGGGGTGAGCGTCAGACCCCTGGGGAGGCACTTGGCCATTTCCCTGCCGTCTCTCCCACTGCGCTTTTGCGAGGCGCCCGTCacgcccccccctcctccacctcctcctccgccccccgTCACAAAGCCTATCGCCCCCCTCTTGCAGCCTCCCCAGCCCGCCCCCGCCCCTCAGCCACGGCCGCCGTCCGACGGCACCACCCGCCACTGGTCTTGCTGGAGTTTAGATCGCCCCGACGCCATGGTGACGCCCTATGACACCCCCCCGGACCGCTACGGCGCCATCCCGGCGCAAGCGGCCAGGCCCGGTCGGCACCCCGCTCGGGGGAACAACAACTCCCAGCGTGCATCGGAGCAACGCGGCGATCCCGGCAGCTGCGACCACGACGAGCCGGAGCTCACAGAGCTTGACAGCCTTTACCAGGCCAGTCTGCAGGCTGGAAGGACAG GATGCAGCCCGTCAGAGCGGCTCATCTCCAGGGTGGGAGGGCAAGGGCGCTCCAGAACCCCCAACGCAGACATGGAGAGGAGCGTGTTTGGGCCGGACGGCGCCAGCACCCCCACCTACCTCAACAAG CCGATGATGTTGCAGGGTCTGCGCTTGGGGGCGGCACCAAACGACGACGGGGACAACCCGAGGCGAATGGGACGCAGCcttagcggcacggtggtggtGACCCCGCACCACGCCCGCCTGACCGCCACCCGCAGCTTT gagttGTCGGGCAGCGCCGGGAGTTTCTGGCTGTGTCTGACGGGGGTCAAGCTTTCCCCGGACCAGGGTCCCGCTCGGCCTCACTGA
- the usp54b gene encoding inactive ubiquitin carboxyl-terminal hydrolase 54 isoform X2 translates to MSWKRNYFASGGGVVGGLRGLATPRTMTSIAPSKGLSNEPGQNSCFLNSALQVLWHLDIFRRSFRQLTTHKCMEDSCIFCALKSIFAQFQFSSERVLPSDALRSALAKTFQDEQRFQLGIMDDAAECFENLLMRIHFHISAESREDICTAKHCIPHQKFAMTLFEQCVCNSCGATSDPLPFIQMVHYISTTSLCNQAVRMLECREKATPDMFGELLRNASNMGDLRNCPSNCGEVLRIRRVLMNSPEIVSIGLVWDSDHSDLAEDVIHSLGTCLRLGDLFYRVTEERARQAELYLVGMVCYYGKHYSTFFFQTKIRKWMYFDDAHVKEIGPKWKDVVSRCIKGHYQPLLLLYADPRGTPVIQQESAGADSPLELQHCGSKAGYDSEDSGREPSISSDTRTDSSTDSSSHRGCRSRPLHQSTGSHLSSDSQTTVVCNYDLGTPSLAADSRESAVEGPPRPPSPPLQDYKETAVFLLSSRRPLTSSSSSSRPLSSSSSSGVGGCESGVGGPHWEDESTSSESKSSSSGGCYRPTWRPRREALNIDSIFSGQNQRICSQGYHTLPGPSHPPPPQPPFPCVRATTPTPRSSQPAERREVAEPEARFGLVGKPRSLGRTLGPPPPPPLSGVEHQPRLIQRMESGYESSERNSSSPDREVGQHKRPLLSGPSWRSVPKSKSSGAILQELPSPRCPGATNAGRSELDELQEEVARRARQQEQKRRKEAEQEAAMGFNPKPSKFMDLDQLQHQAVLRPPHEASAPSGSAVAACVRSAGGPLKGRQEQEVQRRESGSAPRPQGPRSEQPGSVQVLLTPNQEKEEEEEKDQAANQDAAPGQDPPPYRHPPAPPHPALTLSIPHPCAPTSDSSGGGVRLCELLQAGGVSVRPLGRHLAISLPSLPLRFCEAPVTPPPPPPPPPPPVTKPIAPLLQPPQPAPAPQPRPPSDGTTRHWSCWSLDRPDAMVTPYDTPPDRYGAIPAQAARPGRHPARGNNNSQRASEQRGDPGSCDHDEPELTELDSLYQASLQAGRTGCSPSERLISRVGGQGRSRTPNADMERSVFGPDGASTPTYLNKPMMLQGLRLGAAPNDDGDNPRRMGRSLSGTVVVTPHHARLTATRSFELSGSAGSFWLCLTGVKLSPDQGPARPH, encoded by the exons ATGTCGTGGAAGAGGAACTACTTTGCGTCCGGCGGCGGAGTGGTCGGCGGGCTGCGGGGGCTGGCGACCCCGAGAACCATGACCTCCATCGCGCCCAGCAAAGGCCTGAGCAACGAGCCGGGACAGAACAGCTGCTTCCTGAACAGCGCTCTGCAG GTTTTGTGGCATCTGGACATCTTCCGCAGGAGCTTTCGCCAGCTGACCACGCACAAATGCATGGAGGACTCATGCATCTTCTGTGCACttaag AGCATCTTCGCCCAGTTCCAGTTCAGCAGCGAGCGCGTGCTGCCGTCCGACGCGCTGCGGAGCGCCCTGGCTAAGACCTTCCAGGACGAGCAGCGCTTCCAGCTGGGCATCATGGACGACGCCGCTGAGTGCTTT GAAAACCTCCTGATGCGCATTCACTTCCACATCAGCGCCGAGAGCCGAGAAGACATCTGCACGGCCAAACACTGCATCCCGCACCAGAAGTTTGCCATGACCCTGTTTGAGCAG TGCGTGTGCAACAGCTGTGGCGCCACGTCGGACCCGCTGCCCTTCATTCAGATGGTTCATTACATCTCCACGACATCCCTATG TAACCAAGCGGTGAGGATgctggagtgccgggagaagGCCACGCCGGACATGTTTGGGGAACTTCTTCGCAACGCCAGCAACATGGGAGACCTGCGCAACTGCCCG AGTAACTGCGGGGAGGTGTTGCGCATCCGCCGCGTGCTGATGAACTCGCCCGAGATCGTGTCCATCGGGCTGGTGTGGGACTCGGACCACTCGGACCTGGCAGAGGACGTCATACACAGCCTGGGCACCTGCCTGCGCCTTGGAGAT TTGTTCTACCGTGTGACAGAGGAGCGAGCTCGCCAGGCAGAGCTCTACTTGGTGGGCATGGTGTGCTACTACGGCAAGCACTACTCCACCTTCTTCTTCCAGACCAAGATACGGAAATGGATGTACTTCGACGACGCCCACGTCAAAGAG ATCGGCCCTAAGTGGAAGGACGTGGTGTCCCGCTGTATCAAAGGCCATTATCAGCCGCTGCTACTGCTCTACGCCGACCCCCGTGGGACGCCCGTGATACAGCAGGAGAGCGCCGGCGCCGACTCGCCGCTGGAGCTCCAGCACTGCGGCAGCAAGGCCGGCTACGACAGCGAAGACTCGG GCCGGGAGCCGTCCATTTCCAGCGACACCCGCACGGACTCGTCGACGGACAGCTCAAGCCACCGGGGCTGCCGCAGCCGGCCGCTGCACCAGTCCACGGGGAGCCACCTGTCCAGCGACTCCCAGACCACGGTGGTCTGCAACTACGATCTCGGAACACCGTCGCTCGCTGCTGACAGCAGAG AGTCAGCAGTGGAGGGTCCTCCCCGGCCTCCCTCTCCCCCCCTGCAGGACTACAAGGAGACGGCCGTCTTCCTGCTCTCGTCCCGCCGGCCGCtcacctcctcctcgtcctcctctcgGCCcctatcctcctcctcctcttcgggggtggggggctgcgAGAGCGGGGTCGGGGGGCCTCACTGGGAGGATGAGAGCACCAGCAGCGAGAGCAAGTCCAG TTCCTCCGGTGGCTGCTACCGGCCCACCTGGAGGCCCCGGAGAGAAGCCCTGAACATCGACAGCATCTTCTCGGGCCAAAATCAGCGGATCTGTTCTCAGGGCTACCACACCCTGCCAGGACCTTCTCACCCGCCGCCACCCCAGCCACCTTTCCCCTGTGTCCGGGCCACCACCCCCACACCCCGAAGTTCACAACCGGCAGAGCGCAGGGAGGTCGCCGAGCCGGAGGCGAGATTCGGGCTGGTCGGGAAGCCCAGGTCCCTGGGACGCACGTtgggccccccacccccaccgcccctTAGTGGCGTGGAGCACCAGCCTCGCCTGATACAGAGAATGGAGAGCGGCTACGAAAGCAGCGAACGGAACAGCAGCAGCCCTGACAG GGAGGTGGGTCAACACAAACGGCCGCTTTTGTCGGGACCCTCGTGGCGCTCGGTGCCCAAGTCAAAGAGCAGCGGCGCTATCTTGCAGGAGCTGCCCTCGCCTCGCTGTCCTGGTGCCACCAACGCCG GGCGCAGCGAGCTGGACGAgctccaggaggaggtggccagGAGAGCCCGTCAGCAGGAGCAGAAGAGGCGCAAGGAGGCGGAGCAGGAGGCCGCCATGGGATTCAACCCCAAACCCAGCAAATTCATGGACctggatcagctccagcaccaGG CTGTGCTCAGACCCCCGCACGAGGCCAGCGCTCCGAGCGGCTCGGCCGTAGCCGCGTGCGTGAGGAGCGCTGGCGGTCCGCTCAAAGGCAGGCAGGAACAGGAAGTGCAGCGGCGGGAGTCAGGAAGCGCCCCCCGCCCACAGGGGCCTCGCAG tGAACAGCCTGGCTCGGTCCAAGTACTGCTGACACCCAAtcaggagaaggaggaggaggaggagaaggaccaGGCGGCCAATCAGGACGCAGCCCCGGGCCAGGACCCCCCACCCTATCGCCACCCGCCGGCTCCTCCCCATCCAGCGCTCACCCTCAGCATCCCCCACCCGTGCGCCCCCACCAGTGACAGCAGCGGTGGTGGGGTGAGGCTGTGCGAGTTGCTGCAGGCCGGGGGGGTGAGCGTCAGACCCCTGGGGAGGCACTTGGCCATTTCCCTGCCGTCTCTCCCACTGCGCTTTTGCGAGGCGCCCGTCacgcccccccctcctccacctcctcctccgccccccgTCACAAAGCCTATCGCCCCCCTCTTGCAGCCTCCCCAGCCCGCCCCCGCCCCTCAGCCACGGCCGCCGTCCGACGGCACCACCCGCCACTGGTCTTGCTGGAGTTTAGATCGCCCCGACGCCATGGTGACGCCCTATGACACCCCCCCGGACCGCTACGGCGCCATCCCGGCGCAAGCGGCCAGGCCCGGTCGGCACCCCGCTCGGGGGAACAACAACTCCCAGCGTGCATCGGAGCAACGCGGCGATCCCGGCAGCTGCGACCACGACGAGCCGGAGCTCACAGAGCTTGACAGCCTTTACCAGGCCAGTCTGCAGGCTGGAAGGACAG GATGCAGCCCGTCAGAGCGGCTCATCTCCAGGGTGGGAGGGCAAGGGCGCTCCAGAACCCCCAACGCAGACATGGAGAGGAGCGTGTTTGGGCCGGACGGCGCCAGCACCCCCACCTACCTCAACAAG CCGATGATGTTGCAGGGTCTGCGCTTGGGGGCGGCACCAAACGACGACGGGGACAACCCGAGGCGAATGGGACGCAGCcttagcggcacggtggtggtGACCCCGCACCACGCCCGCCTGACCGCCACCCGCAGCTTT gagttGTCGGGCAGCGCCGGGAGTTTCTGGCTGTGTCTGACGGGGGTCAAGCTTTCCCCGGACCAGGGTCCCGCTCGGCCTCACTGA